The region CCTGCTGAACTTTCTTTGTAAGACGACGAAATTGTATACCAGTAAAGAGAAGCCTAATTATGAGATGcgttctttattttcattcgagtTGTGAACTGATAGGTTACTATCAGATATTTTAAGGAATCATTCATCCTTGAAAAATGCATGTAATTTTTAATCCTAGAATGGTGAAGATACTGATGGAGGTGATGATGGAAGTGAAGAGGAAAGAATTTGTAACACAGGTAACATGCTATTAGTGTATAGTATACTCGCTAGATGGCGACACCTGGAAGGTTGATGTCTGTAGTGAATGAAGTTATCTCATCtacatgtatttaaattttcagAGAATGCTAATTCTTCAACGTATGATGATTTGGATAACGTGACCCTGCATAAAAAACTGATGGAAATTGATATAGAAACCGCCCAGCGTTTGCACCCAAATGATAGACGTAAAGTTTTAAGGtatcaaacaaaaaaaaaattcactcaaaatgagattattttggcacaaaaatgaattcattgccAACTAAATTCAGAGCTTTGGAAATCTATGAACATCATGATAGACCAATGAGTGAGATATTAAGCGAACAGCGTATTCGTGCTGAAGATAAAAGTGGTCCATTACGTTATGAGTCGCCTTGCATATTTTGGATACAGTGTGAACAAAAAGGTTTGTAAAAAAGCTCACTCAAAGTTTTCAGAATTTCGATTAAAGTCAGAGTAACATTATAGTTTGGAAACTGGTATTTGTTGCAGTTTTGGACGGTCGTTTGGATGATAGAGTTGatgaaatgatagaaaaaggtttattgaatgaattgacTGAATTCCACCACAAATACAACAGAGATAGACTGCAACATAACCAGTATGTTCTTTCCTCGCAAtattccttgatatcaaaatatacTCTCTAAATTGtatattgaatgatttttgtatTTCACAGAGATGCAGATTACGAAACTGGCATTTTTCAAAGTATTGGATTCAAGGAATTTCATCCTTACCTGATGTTAGATGATCAGGGCAGACAGACATACGACGGGCAACAATTGTTAGAAGATGGTAAGTTTGGGTAAACTAAAAGAAGCTTGTGTGTAACTAAGATTCTCTAGTTTCCCACAAAATTGGTTATATAGATGAATATTTACCAGTAGGTATTTACAACTCATTTAatagaactcaaatcaaatttgagtTCTATgctaatttgtatttattgtagGCATTGAGCGATTGAAACTTGTGACGAGACGTTATTCAAAGAAGCAGCAACGCTGGATCAAAAACAGATTCCTTAAAAGTAAAAACTCTTTATAGATAGATTTACATTTTTTACTTCAATTGAATACTTATATAAGCTGTGTGGTGTATTTTAGGGCCTGGACCCGGAGTACCATCAGTGTATGGACTGGATTCTACTGATCCAGTGAATTGGACTGAACGTGTGAATACACCAGCTTGTAACGTATTACAAGCTATACTGAATGTTAGTTTCAATCACTTAAAACTGATCAATAAATCTAAGTTTTTAAGTTTGAAACGGTTAACATGtttatctattgtttatcGTATAGGGTGATGTACCAGCTATATCTCCCCTGTCTTGCGATGAAGATCGAGATGAACCTGACTATAACATATGTACAGTTTGTGAGGGAAGAGTTTTTGTCACAAAATATCAATGGCAAGGTACTGTTCATATAAACATTCCCTGATTAGGACTTACTAATTATTACTAATCTTATTACTAATGACTTACTAATCATTTCATGCTAAAGTTGAAAATCAAAAAAcgtattttcatcaaatagatTTGAACTTATCGAGTTAAGGAAGATTTTTTCATGCAAACATTATTTGATTGCAGCTCACATGAAAAGTCGTAGACATCGTCATATGGTTGGACGTTATCATCGGTCAACTAGTGAATCTTCCCAGGGAGAATCACCTTCAGAGTAAGTGCCTTAGAGCGACATAATTCATCTTCATCTACTGAATCTTACTAATCAAATGTTAATAATCATTTCAGGATTGAAGACAAGACCTAAATGATTGGTGTCAAGTCAAAGAAGAAAGGTGCTACTCTTATCTGAAGAAAATGTCTAATTTGCTTGATAAGTCTTAAAGTTGATGATATGATCATTCAAGATATTTTCTTTAAAGATGTATTATTCTACTGTCTGCCGATTGCGCACGACTTGAACTTTGTCcaaatattttctgaatttggGTTCGGTATTAACTactgtgattattgtaaaggtttTAAGGAATGTAGAGATTTTTTAGAGGTTCTGTTAGTTTGGATCCTATGTTTATGTGACCTCGACTGATGTAATAAGGCTTTAGAAATGAGATAAAAAGAGTATTTTTATTCTCGAATGATAGCATTTTTTCAGGAGCTACCCAAACAACAGGAACTTTAAAGATAAACAATATATCCATCAGCtgttataattatgattaattgCAGTtacaaacaacaaaaacaCTGGTGAATTCTCAACCAATTATTGAATTACCGGTTTAAAGAGAAACAACAGTGTATCGCTATTGCTTATTGGAAAATTCACAGGACAGGACAACATAATAACAACCATAGTTAAAATTTCCAATTCTTAACTTTAACAACATTTGATAATACTtcttatttgataaataagcAGCTATGATATATTTAGTTCATTGTAGTCCTTTGACCAAAGCCTGAAATGTTCTGCATCTAATGTCAACTGCCATTGAGATCATAGACTTAAttataatgtatatacatgtacatatatatagtagagctatgaaatCCTGTAACATTTACACAATCTAGTTTCACACTGTCCGATAAACGAATGAATCATAGTGATTTGATTTtacttgaaaaataattttatgaACACATCAGGAGAGATAGGTGTTGAACTCGGACCTTTGTAATTCTCATCTGGTTGTAATGGGCATGGATGTCCATGTGAGGCCCAAAAAACTATGTTACAATGACAGCATTGATGTAACATAACAGCATAAATCTCTCTTGAGCCGTACTTCCTGAAATCATTAATACGTATTGAGTATAGATCCAtatgtatttttctatttgtcatatttgaaaatgctttCACGATTATGTTCATACTTCGCTAGTTTTTTGTAAGCGTATTTCCAGTTGCAATCGTCCAGGTATTCACCGCGATTTAAACCATGGCAAATTAACTGATTGTCGTCAAAATGgaagtaacataaatttctccACAGTATCTGCTCCTCGGTTAACATGTATAGACTAGTTCGAGTTGATCCAGTGTTCAGAATATCAACGTGGTCGGTTAGACGGTGTATTATACTACGTACTAGTTCAGTCGGTAGATCAGTTAGCGTTATACCTTCATCTTCTCTCTATTTAAAGACAATTTGTACATTTTTTACCCTACCATATCTGGTAGAGGGACAGATATCTTAAAGAGGGCTGATAACACAAACCTCTTTCAGTTTTATCGTGTTGAATCTATGCTCCATTGACTCTGCTAGTTGTTTATGTTTATCCCACAACATTTGACTACCGATATGATTAGTTTCACTCTGTACTAGGGCAAAGTTTAAATCATTCAATAACTGATGCATCGTGTGGAGATTATTCTGTGAATGGATTACTGAAAAACAATTATGCCTCTCAGAATACAGCCTCTTGAACCTCGTTAATATGATTCTGACGAAACCCATTTAATACAATGGTTTCGAGCATGTCCCGGCtaagatattttatatcaATCGAGCTTTGGATAGTATGAAACCCATTCACTACGTCATTTTCACTTTTGCCCAAAAGATTTTTattaatgaggttccactgtatttatGTCATTGATTATAAACGGGTTTTAAGCttatttagaattttatgatgataatTTGTTGCATTTACCGGTGATTGATATGAATCATGTACATACCTTGTTGCAAAACCTCTTCTAATATAGAGAATATTTGCCTTTGACATGTTCCACTTAGGTCACTGTAATGTTTAGTCAAGATGATTTCTACCACCTGGCAATAGAATAAGTTCATTTGACATAAATTGCTTCAAGAAGATATTGCTTTAGAATTGATGATTGTAGATGATACAAGTGCTCCTCAACTTCGTAGCTTAATACTGTACATACTTTACAGGCATATTTGAATCTGCGAATATCTTTGACTGCTGAGTAGAAATCTAGACGACTCAATGCATCGCTTAAACTTACTAAACATACTCTCTGAATAATAAACAGCCACCGTATATTCTAACATGTATATTGTGGTAATTGTTAAATTGACGTTGCATTTTAAGCGATGTTCATTAAGATCATCATACTTCACGAGTTGATCCACGGGATATATGGACATGGGGTTGAGGTGATTTCTTCTCCATACAATCATCATATGTTGTGTGAAATCGTATTATcctgaaatttcaaatgcattttttttattctttgAGAGTTAATACGACTATGGCGTATCTTTGTCAGTACAAAATATTGCTTAAGCTATGGTATGtgatataaaaaaagaaaatgaaggtACAGTCAACTCCCGATATACTGCCCACATCAGTGCAGAAcgatcgggggtgttttactttgtaattgtattgagatg is a window of Tubulanus polymorphus chromosome 2, tnTubPoly1.2, whole genome shotgun sequence DNA encoding:
- the LOC141898484 gene encoding tRNA dimethylallyltransferase-like; its protein translation is MSAPMKILPRLPVVVILGATGCGKSKLAIELARKFNGEIISADSMQVYKGLDIITNKVTAEEQAQCRHHMISYVDPLTTKYTVTEFRNKALAIIDKLIADEKLPVIVGGTNYYIESVLWNFLVDKKNGEDTDGGDDGSEEERICNTENANSSTYDDLDNVTLHKKLMEIDIETAQRLHPNDRRKVLRALEIYEHHDRPMSEILSEQRIRAEDKSGPLRYESPCIFWIQCEQKVLDGRLDDRVDEMIEKGLLNELTEFHHKYNRDRLQHNQDADYETGIFQSIGFKEFHPYLMLDDQGRQTYDGQQLLEDGIERLKLVTRRYSKKQQRWIKNRFLKRPGPGVPSVYGLDSTDPVNWTERVNTPACNVLQAILNGDVPAISPLSCDEDRDEPDYNICTVCEGRVFVTKYQWQAHMKSRRHRHMVGRYHRSTSESSQGESPSEIEDKT
- the LOC141898485 gene encoding F-box only protein 25-like, which codes for MPYIGQDWRCPGLKWIKSRTGTWKLACYIEPNEASSNDVPNEDRIIRFHTTYDDCMEKKSPQPHVHISRGSTRERVCLVSLSDALSRLDFYSAVKDIRRFKYACKVVEIILTKHYSDLSGTCQRQIFSILEEVLQQVIHSQNNLHTMHQLLNDLNFALVQSETNHIGSQMLWDKHKQLAESMEHRFNTIKLKEREDEGITLTDLPTELVRSIIHRLTDHVDILNTGSTRTSLYMLTEEQILWRNLCYFHFDDNQLICHGLNRGEYLDDCNWKYAYKKLAKKYGSREIYAVMLHQCCHCNIVFWASHGHPCPLQPDENYKGPSSTPISPDVFIKLFFK